A section of the Candidatus Alcyoniella australis genome encodes:
- the ftsE gene encoding cell division ATP-binding protein FtsE, whose product MIQLLHASKHYGPRTAALDDVSFHVHKGEFCCLTGPSGAGKTTLLKLLYAAQQPSSGQVLVGGRNISKLRSSSIPFLRRNLGIVFQDFKLISSRSVFDNIALGLEVLSIPRERIERQVRQVMALVGIQAKERALPAELSGGEQQRVAVARALVIDPTILLADEPTGNLDPDYAAQIMELIHKANLRGTTVLLATHDRSLIESYPRRTLTLERGKLRLDSALRGAR is encoded by the coding sequence GTGATTCAGCTCTTACACGCCTCCAAGCACTATGGCCCGCGCACGGCAGCCCTGGACGACGTGTCGTTTCACGTACACAAAGGCGAGTTCTGCTGCCTGACCGGCCCCTCGGGCGCGGGCAAGACCACGCTGCTTAAGTTACTCTACGCCGCACAGCAGCCCAGCTCGGGCCAGGTGCTGGTGGGCGGCCGCAACATCTCCAAGCTGCGCTCCTCGTCGATCCCGTTTCTGCGACGCAACCTCGGAATTGTGTTCCAGGACTTCAAACTGATCTCCTCGCGCTCGGTGTTCGACAACATCGCCCTGGGGCTCGAGGTGCTGAGCATACCGCGCGAGCGAATCGAACGTCAGGTGCGCCAGGTGATGGCCCTGGTCGGGATCCAGGCCAAGGAGCGCGCACTGCCCGCGGAACTCAGCGGCGGCGAACAGCAGCGCGTGGCCGTGGCCCGCGCGCTGGTGATCGACCCGACGATCCTGCTCGCGGACGAGCCCACGGGCAACCTCGATCCGGACTACGCCGCACAAATCATGGAGCTGATCCACAAGGCCAATTTACGCGGCACCACCGTGCTGCTGGCAACCCACGACCGCTCGTTGATCGAGAGCTATCCGCGGCGGACCCTGACCCTCGAGCGCGGCAAGCTGCGCCTGGACTCGGCCTTGCGGGGCGCACGCTGA